Proteins encoded within one genomic window of Haematobia irritans isolate KBUSLIRL chromosome 5, ASM5000362v1, whole genome shotgun sequence:
- the LOC142238145 gene encoding zinc finger MYM-type protein 1-like: protein MFFPSIQEALSISLAQPCTTATIERTISTLRRVKTWLRSTMIESRLNGLCLMSVHRKLLIENEEKFIEEVLNLFAADKRRLIF from the exons ATGTTTTTTCCGTCCATACAAGAAGCTCTAAGTATTTCCTTAGCTCAACCATGTACTACCGCAACAATTGAAAGAACTATCAGCACATTACGTAGGGTTAAGACCTGGTTACGTTCTACAATGATAGAGTCAAGATTAAATG GGCTATGTCTTATGAGCGTACATAGAAAACTATTGATTGAAAATGAAGAAAAGTTCATTGAGGAAGTATTAAATCTATTCGCAGCCGACAAGAGaagattaatattttaa
- the LOC142238144 gene encoding uncharacterized protein LOC142238144 — translation MDIRNFLKVKRDTPESSPIKKPTQKPVTEENTNTESPDDYICGKDIGHWLGRAGFISKSDKINLLKDHWTPLPNYDFAADAEFLKRKFLHRWLKDYAPWLVYSKKMQGALCLYCVLFPPKNVKGVLGSFAVKPFTRYQHMHDKCRSHVSNKWHIVSAQEVT, via the exons ATGGATATTCGCAACTTCTTAAAAg TTAAACGTGACACACCGGAGAGCTCTCCTATAAAAAAGCCAACCCAGAAACCAGTGACTGAGGAAAATACTAATACGGAAAGCCCAGATGATTACATATGTGGTAAAGACATTGGGCATTGGCTTGGAAGAGCTGGTTTCATTTCGAAAAGCGataaaatcaatttgttaaAAGACCACTGGACACCTCTACCAAACTACGACTTTGCCGCAGatgcagaatttcttaaaaggaAGTTTTTGCATAGATGGCTTAAGGATTATGCCCCGTGGCTTGTGTATTCAAAAAAAATGCAAGGAGCTTTGTGTCTATATTGCGTTCTTTTCCCGCCAAAAAATGTAAAAGGCGTTCTTGGATCGTTTGCTGTGAAACCTTTTACTCGATATCAACATATGCACGATAAGTGCCGGAGTCACGTTAGCAATAAGTGGCACATAGTATCTGCTCAGGAGGTGACTTAG